The stretch of DNA AGCCCTCATCCAACCAAAAAGTTAGGGGCAAGTCGCACTGACTTACAAAAGCAAACCGAGCACGCCTTGAAGCTCTTCTCTCCAAATTGAGCCGCCTATGCTGGTTTTGAATCCATCTTGTTGTACACAATCTTCTGCAACAGAACTTCATGACCCTAAGGACCTTTGCTCTCTTGACGAAAAACTTGGTGAATTCAACATGTGTCTTCAGTCCATCATATGATTGCAGCAAAATGGTCTCCAGGCTGTGGTCAAGGCACTTGATAGGAGCAAATGGATCATTGGGCAGACCAGGCTCCAAACTCGTCCATATGTTCACATTAAACTAAAAatgagatatatatatatatattagaaaGCCAGCAAATAATAGAATCAAACAGCAAAACTATGCACAAATGACTTTGCAACGGGCACCTTGATGTTGAGCTTCTCCAGGCAAGGAAAACATCTTAAGTAGTCGAGAACAACCGTCAACTTCGGTTCAGGCATCTCTAATGCTAATATTGTCACAGTGGAGAACTGCTCCACCAAGCTGACAGGAACCATGCCCTGCATTAAACATGTTTCACACGAACTGGTGTATACTTCCTGGGAAGAGTACTTGAAATATAATTGTAGTGGCATAACTTGTGACATGCCATTTGCAAAGTTTAATGATATGCTCAACTACAAAGGTTTAATGATATAGTTCGACTACAACGAAATTCATGCATTTACATTACAAATTATAATGGATGCGTCCTACTTTTCTAAATCTGTGCCATTTGAAATGTTGCATCATCGAATCAATCTGCCACTGTTGCCCCTTTTTTTATTCAAGAACTTGCAGGGAAAATACGCATAGATCTTACCTTGAAGATTGAATCGCCAAGCTGAATAATGGGAAAGCCAGTTCCAAGGTATCCTAGCATCTTGAGTTTTGTCGCCCCAGTGATCCTCACAGATGGACCATAATTCGCCTCATGCAGCAATAGCCGTTCCAGGCTTGAAGCATCCTGGATGACGAGATCATCCAGCTCAACCTCCTCCCTCCTATCAAAGCACCTGACCGACACGGTCAGGTACCTCAGCCTCGGCATGGAGAGGCACAGCCGGCGGTGGCCAAAATTAGTGTCCAGCACCATAGCATCAATCCCAGGGCTATTAGAGATCATGCCTTGGAGGAACTCCTCGGTGATGCCTACCTGACGGAGAGAGAGGTAGGCCAGGCAGGGGAAGGAGGGCGCGGTGCCGCTCACCGGGAAGGTACAGTTATAGATATCCAGCACGCGGAGCGAGGCGAAGCGCAGCGCAGAGGCGGACATTTTGGGGTGGTCGACGGCGAGAGGGAAGCGGAGGACCAGTTCCTGCAGCCCGTCGAATATCGGAAGGGGGAACCAATCGTCGTAGTGACTGAGAGCGCGGGGAGTTCCGTGGAATCTCAAGGCGAGGCGCCGAGCGGGACCACGGTGAGTAGCGAGGATGTGGGAGATGACCTGGGCGCGTTGGGAGTCCATGTAGAAGTCCTGGAGgcagtcgtcgaggttgagcggcgccgccgagcgccagatgtggcgccagcggcgggaGAGGATGGCTGTGCGGGCGCCCTCCTCGGTGTCCAGGAGGGAGACGATGGTGCCGAGGATGCAGTCCGGGAGGCGGCTGATCAGATCCGGCCCCTCCTTGGCGCTGCAATCCTCGGCGCCGCCACGATCGGCTCCGCCGCCCCTCCTGCGCTTCGGCTTCCTACAGAAGATGATGCAGTCCGGGAGGCGGCTGATCAGGTCCGATCCCTCTACGCTTCGCCCCTCGGCGCCACCGTGATCGGCTCTCCCGCCCTTGTGCCGCTTCAGCTTCCTGGAGAAGATGGTGGTGTCCATTGGGGTTTTAGGGCTCGAGGAAGACGAAAGAAGACGAGGAGATCGGCGGGACGCAACGGGACAACTGGGAGTTAGCGGGGTTGCGGTTCAGTTTGTGGATACCAATCGGACGGAGAGGGGGGGCTAGCGGGATGCGGGTTTTTTTGGCGATACCAATCGGACGATATAACTCCCTAAATTATGATTAGCCCCAAATCCTAGTACTGCTACAACTCTTGTAGACAAAATCGTAATGAAATATGAATCGATTGCAGCAAAAGAAAATAGAGGAAGAAGTCGCATGTACTACCGATGTACGCGTCTCCCACGAGAAAACAAGTGGTCTTcccgaaaaaaagaaaaagacaagtGGTCAAATGGCGGCGAGGCCACTGAGGCAGGGTTGGAGCAACGCTGCAACGACGGGCCGTTACGTGAGCAAATACTCATGGGCCGTTACGTGAAGGAAACATCTCGTGGGCCGTTAATCAGGCCAGCTCCACTCGCAGCCCATGGTTATTTCGAGCGCTTTAGCTTCTAGCAGCCCACAAAACGGGCGATGAGTCTTGCTAAATTAGCGCTAGAAAAACTAGTTTTCACGTCTACAAACATCTATTTGCCAGAACATTCATCGTGGGGGACAGATTAAGCAAGAAAAGTCACTCCAGCGTCCTCTGGAAGATTTTATATTTGATGAAAAGTTTCAAGCCAACCGGCGTTTcgggtaattttttttgaaaagaattgTTATATCTTGCCTCCTGTCCGATTGACCCGGTTTACATAGTATCCAAAGCGTCCGGTTATTCGTGAGCTCTGACCCGATCTGTGGACACGCGCGTGTGCGATACTAACTCCGCAGGCATCAAAGCAAGAGTCAGTCCATCATGATCAGACCATGCTCCGGTCAAGCGTGACGAGGTGCTAGCTC from Panicum virgatum strain AP13 chromosome 9K, P.virgatum_v5, whole genome shotgun sequence encodes:
- the LOC120649794 gene encoding F-box/FBD/LRR-repeat protein At1g13570-like isoform X1, whose product is MDTTIFSRKLKRHKGGRADHGGAEGRSVEGSDLISRLPDCIIFCRKPKRRRGGGADRGGAEDCSAKEGPDLISRLPDCILGTIVSLLDTEEGARTAILSRRWRHIWRSAAPLNLDDCLQDFYMDSQRAQVISHILATHRGPARRLALRFHGTPRALSHYDDWFPLPIFDGLQELVLRFPLAVDHPKMSASALRFASLRVLDIYNCTFPVSGTAPSFPCLAYLSLRQVGITEEFLQGMISNSPGIDAMVLDTNFGHRRLCLSMPRLRYLTVSVRCFDRREEVELDDLVIQDASSLERLLLHEANYGPSVRITGATKLKMLGYLGTGFPIIQLGDSIFKGMVPVSLVEQFSTVTILALEMPEPKLTVVLDYLRCFPCLEKLNIKFNVNIWTSLEPGLPNDPFAPIKCLDHSLETILLQSYDGLKTHVEFTKFFVKRAKVLRVMKFCCRRLCTTRWIQNQHRRLNLERRASRRARFAFVSQCDLPLTFWLDEGFSRDDPFIETIG
- the LOC120649794 gene encoding F-box/FBD/LRR-repeat protein At1g13570-like isoform X2; amino-acid sequence: MDTTIFSRKLKRHKGGRADHGGAEGRSVEGSDLISRLPDCIIFCRKPKRRRGGGADRGGAEDCSAKEGPDLISRLPDCILGTIVSLLDTEEGARTAILSRRWRHIWRSAAPLNLDDCLQDFYMDSQRAQVISHILATHRGPARRLALRFHGTPRALSHYDDWFPLPIFDGLQELVLRFPLAVDHPKMSASALRFASLRVLDIYNCTFPVSGTAPSFPCLAYLSLRQVGITEEFLQGMISNSPGIDAMVLDTNFGHRRLCLSMPRLRYLTVSVRCFDRREEVELDDLVIQDASSLERLLLHEANYGPSVRITGATKLKMLGYLGTGFPIIQLGDSIFKSMVPVSLVDQFSTVTILALEMPEPNLKVVIDYLRCFPCLEKLNIKFNVNIWTSLEPGLHRDPFASIKCLDHSLETIVLQSYDGLKTHVEFAKFFVMGAKVLSVMKFCCRRVCTTRWIQNQQTAQFGEKSFKACSVCFCK